The genomic segment GCAAAAATGCCGGCGACTTTCAGGTGGCGCTGCAGGCCCATCCATTCGACGGCGCGGTAAAACGCGCCAAAGTCGCTGTGCCAGTCTTCAAAGCCCATCAATCCCGCCTTGCGGGCTTTTTCCCAGTAGCGGATGGTGATGTCGAGCACAAAGTCTTCGTCCCACGTCAAAAAGGCGTCGCGCATCAGGCTGGCGATGTCGTAAGTGATCGGGCCATAGACCGCGTCCTGGAAGTCCAGCACGCCCAGGGGCGCACCATCGCCCAAGGGCATCATCAAATTGCGCGGCATGAAATCGCGGTGGACATACACACTGGGCGCGGCCAGGTTGCGCTGCACGATCAGGGCAAAGGCCTTGTCGAACACTTCGCGCTGGGCGCCCTGCAGTGATACGCCCTTGTGCTGGGCCAAATACCAGTCCGGGAACAGGCTGAGTTCACGCTGGAGCAAAGCTGCATCGTAGGGCGGCAGCACGCCAGGCCGGGAGGCCAGCTGCCACTGCACCAGCGTGTCGACCGCCTGCATGTACAGCCCGTGGTTGGCCTGCGGGCGCTCGGCGTCGATGGCCGACATCATGGTGGCGTCGCCCAGGTCGCTCAGTAGCATGAATCCCTGGGCCTGATCCCAGTCCAGCACCTCGGGGGCGTTCAGACCAGCCCCCTTCATCAAGGCGGCGATGCGCACAAAAGGCTCGGAATTTTCCTTGTCGGGCGGCGCGTCCATGACGATGCGGCTGCCGCCTTGGACCGTGTCCACCCGCAGGTAGCGTCGGAAACTGGCATCGGCAGAAGCCACGCGCAAACTGGCAGGCACCAGGCCTTGAGCGGCCGCGATCCCCGCCATCCATTGCTGGAACAGCGCCTGGCGAACGGGATCGGTCCAATGGACCGCTGAAACAGGCGCAGGAGAGGACATGGAAGATAAAGAGAGGTGGCTCATGGATAATCCCATTCTACAAAGCCTGCCAGTGCCCCAAGGGGTGATGACAGCCAGTCTTTTTCATCACTGTCCCCCATTTGTGGCCACCCATTTAGCCTCGCCTTCCTCGCCGTTGACACCTCCAGCCATGGTCCCCCGCTCGGTGGCTGCGGCGCTGTTGTGGGTCTTGGGGAGCAGCTGGGCGCAAGCGCAGCCGGCTGGCCTGCCACTGCGCAGCAGCCCTGTGCTGGAAGAAGCGGTCACGGATCGGCAGAAATCAGAAGGGGCGGTGTTTGTCAAAGGCCAAAGGATCACCGCCCGCCCCGACATGGACCTGGTGGTCGAAGGCCAAGCCAGTGTCCGGCGACCCGGACTGGCCTTGAGCGCAGACCGGGTGGACTACGACCAGACGCAAGACGTGGTGGATGCCAAAGGCCAGGTGCGCGTGAGCACCGAAACCAGCGTCTTCACCGGCCCCCACCTCAGACTCAAGGTCGACAGCTTCCAAGGCACCTTCGACAAGCCAAACTTTGAGCTCTACAGCAGTGGCGGCTATGGCCAGGCCGCCCAAGTCGTGTTTGTGGACAACGCGCGAACCCTGCTTCGCCAGGCCAATTACACGACATGCCGCCGCACGCCAGGCCCAGATTGGCTGCCCGCCTGGTTGCTCAAAGCTGCAAAACTCACAGTTGACGAAGAAGAGTCGCGCATTCAAGCCGAAGGCGTGCAGTTCCGATTTCAGGACGTGCCCATTTTTGCCGCCCCCTCGATCAGCCTGCCTTTGACCAACGAACGCAAGTCCGGCCTGCTGCCACCGCTGCTGAGCATCGACACGGTCAACGGCATCGAAGTGGCGCAGCCCTATTACTTCGACATCGCCCCCAACCGCGACGCGACGGTCACCACCCATGTCATGAGCCAACGGGGCGTCGCGGTCGATTCCGAATTCCGTTACATGGAGCGCGACTACAGCGGACAACTGCGCTTGAACCTGATGCCCTCGGACAAATTGCGCAACGACAGCCGCTGGGGCTTGTCCAGCCAACACAATGGCAGCATTGACACCGGACTGGAAAGTGTCGGGCGCGTGGGTATTGGCCTGACCCTGAACCGCGTCAGCGACGACAACTACTGGCGTGACTTTCCCCGCTCAGGCCTGGTGCTGACGCAACGCGCTCTGCCGTCCACAGGTGTGCTGTCCTGGGGCCGGGGCGACTTCAGCATGAGCGCCCAAGTGCAGCGCTGGCAGAACCTGCAAGAAGCCGCACCGCCCTATGACCGAGCACCTCAAATCACCATGCGCTATGGCCAATGGAATGCCGAGGGTCTGGACTGGTCGGTGGTGGGCGACACCACCCGTTTTGAAGCCGACTTTTCTCGCGTGGCGAGTTTGGTCAACGCCGGGATTTTGCCGCGCAACGGCGAGCGCAGTTTCGTCCAAGCCCAGCTCAGCCGACCCTGGGTTCGCCCTTGGGGGTTCGTGACCCCCAAAGTCCAACTGCACGCCACGCGCTACCAGATGGACCGGGCACTCGACAATGGCGCGATGGCCGTGAACCGGGTCTTGCCGACCTTCAGCCTGGATTCCGGGCTGGTGTTTGAACGCGAAACCCGCTGGTTCGGGCGCAACGTGCTGCAGACCCTGGAGCCCCGAGCTTTTTACGCCCACACCCCTTACAAAGACCAAAGCATGCTGCCGATCTACGACAGCGGTGCCACCGACTTCAACCTGTCCACGATTTACAGCGAAAACACCTATGTGGGCCAGGATCGGCTGGTGGACAACAACGCCCTGACCCTGGGCGTGAGCAGCCGCTTTTTTGATGCCAACAACGGTGCAGAGATGCTTCGGCTGGGTGTGGCGCAACGCATCCGGTTTTCAGACCAACAGGTGCTGCTGCCGGGGCAAACGGCCAGCAAGACCGGTTTGAGCGACATTTTGTTCGGTGCCGGCATCCGTTGGGACGAGCGCTGGTCCTTCGATGCCACCCTGCAAGCCAACAACCAGACGCATGACATCGCCCGGACCACCTTGCAAGCACGCTACAGCCACAGCCCCTACCGGGTGATCAATGCGGCTTACCGCGCCAACAACCAAGTCACACCCAACTCCGAATTTGTGGACGTGGGCTGGCAGTGGCCTTTGAGCGACCTGGTGGGCAACACCGACCGGCAAGCCGAAACCGCCTGGTCCCGCACACCCGGTCAAGGCCTGGGGCCGGACCGCTGGTACACCGTGGGCCGTCTGAACTACAGTCTGAAAGAGCGCACCCTGGTCGACACCTTGCTGGGCCTGGAATACGATGCGGGTTGCTGGTTGGGGCGAGTGGCTTTTCAACGGCTGCAGACCAACATTTCCACGGTCAGCGCCACCAGCGCGACGAGCAGAATTCTTTTCCAGCTTGAGTTCATCGGTTTCGCCCGCGTGGGTGTGAGCCCCCTCAAGAGCCTCAGTGACAACATTCCCCGCTACCAATACCTGCGCGACAGCACGGTTCAACCCAGTCGGTTCCAGCACTATGAATAAACTGTTCTCTCCCACCCGCTCCGCATTGGTGGCGTCCATCTGGGCCCTGATCGGTCTGCTCGGCACCACCAACCCTTGGGCGCAGACAGCAGCGCCGACCCCCAGCAACCGGTCCGCGGATTTCATCGTGGCGGTGGTCAATTCCGAGCCCATCACCAACCGGGATGTCCAGGTGTTGCGCCAGCGTCTGGCCAGCGAAGCTGCCGCCCGCCCAGGCAACAGGCCCGATGCGAGCGAGCTCACTCGCTTGGCACTGGAGCAGTTGATCAACGAAAAAGTGCAGATGCAGCAGGCCCGAGAAGCGGGCATCAAGATCGAGACCGAGGCCATCGACCAAGCCGAGCTGAATGTGGCGACCAGCAACCAGCTGTCGCGAGAAGAAATGCACAAACGCCTGGCGCAAGATGGCATCACGCTGAGCAGCTTTCGCGAGCAATTGCGCACCCAGTTGACTTTGAGCCGCTTGCGTGAGCGTGAGGTCGAAGGGCGCGTGCGTGTGAGCGACTTGGAGGTCGAACAATTCCTGCGCGAACAACTCAAAGCCCAGGCTGCGCAAGTGCCTGCCCAGTTGAACCTGGGCATGATTTTGATTGCGGTGCCTGAAAACAGCAGCGAGTCTGCCGTCCAGGCTTTGGGTGAACGCGCCGCCGATGTGGCACGCCGCGCACGGGCAGGCGACAACTTCGCCGAATTGGCCAAAGCAGTTTCGCAGGCGGCCGACCGGGGTGCCAATGGCGGCGAAATGGGCTTGCGCCCCGCTGACCGTTACCCCGAACTGTTCCTGGACGCCACGCGCACGCTGAGTGTGGGCGAAGTGGCTGCGCCTGTGCGTTCTGCGGCAGGCTTTCACATCCTCAAGGTGATCGAGCGCCGCCAAGCCAACACCTTGCTCGTCACGCAAACCCGTGCACGTCACATCTTGCTGCGGCCTTCGGCACAAATGCCCCAAGACCAGGCGGTGGCCAAACTCACCGAAGTGCGCCAAGCGGTGGTTTCCGGCAAAGCCGATTTCGCCGCCGTGGCCCGCCAAATGTCACAAGACGGCAGTGCCCAACAAGGGGGCGATTTGGGCTGGGCCAACCCCGGCATGTTTGTCCCCGAATTCGAACAGGTCATGAACCGCCTGCGTCCTGGCCAAGTGGCCGAGCCTTTGGTCTCCCGCTTTGGCGTGCACCTGATCGAAGTCACCGACCGCCGCAACGCGCCCATGAGCGATCAAGAGCAGCGCACCATGGCACGCAACGCCTTGCGCGAGAAAAAACTCGATGAAGCTTATGTCACCTGGCTCGAGGACATTCGCGGACGGGCCTTCGTCGAGATGCGCGAGCCGCCGCAATGAAACACATTGCACGCAAACGGTTTGGCCAGCATTTCCTGACCGACGGGGGCATCATCGATGCCATCGTCGATGCCATCCATCCCGAACCCGGCCAGGCCATGGTCGAGATCGGTCCCGGTCTGGCCGCTTTGACCCAGCCCTTGGTCGAACGCCTGGGCCACCTGAGCGTGATTGAGCTCGACCGCGATCTGGCAGTGCGCTTGCGCGAACACCCTCATTTGTCGGTGGTCGAGTCGGATGTCCTGAAAGTGGATTTCCGGGCTTTGGCCACGCAAATGCTGGCCCCCACGGCCGAAGCCGCACCGCTGCAAAAAATCCGTGTGGTGGGCAACCTGCCCTACAACATCTCGACCCCCATCCTGTTCCACTTGCTGGCGCAGGTGGACGTGATCGAAGACCAGCACTTCATGCTGCAAAAGGAAGTCATCGACCGCATGGTGGCCCAGCCTGCGACCTCGGACTACAGCCGCCTGTCGGTGATGCTGCAGTGGCGCTACGACATGGCCAACGTGCTGTTTGTGCCCCCTGAGAGCTTTGACCCGCCCCCCCGCGTGGACAGCGCTGTGGTGCGCATGGTGCCCCTGGCCACACCGCCCGTGCTCCATGTCAAGACGCTGGAGACGCTGGTGCAGGTGGCCTTCAGCCAACGCCGCAAAATCTTGCGCAACACCTTGGGCAAATGGCTCGATGAAAAAGGCTTTGCCGGCCACTTCGATTTGCAGCGCCGCGCCGAAGAAGTGCCTGTGGCCGAGTTTGTGGCTTTGGCCCAAGCCGTCTAAGTCGCGTTGGCACCCTCTGGACCACGGTCAAGACCCACGAAAAAGCCCGCATGAGCGGGCTTTTTCTGGGGCGCCGCACGAGCGGCTCAAGGCGAGGTCAGGCGGCTGCGAGCCAGTAACCTGCGTTGAATGGGCTGCTCATGCGCAGCGCCAAAGGCGACACGTCCACCAGTTTGTCGGTGGGCATTTTTTCGCCTTCTTCGATCGATTCGGCCATCACGGCGTCCTCGCTTGGTGCCTCATTCGCCCGTCCTGCTTGGCTGTTTTGCGCAGAACGGGCTACAGAAAAGAATAGAAGCATCGGAAGGGTATCTTCCGGTCTCCCCAGTAATCGGCGGTGTCGCGGAAGATGTCCAACAACTGCTCGCGGGCTTCCTTGTCAAATTTGACATGGGCCGGAATTTGCTCCAGCACCACAATGAAACCCGGCTGTGGGCCCGACTTGTGCAAAGGGTCGGTCATGCAGTCGTACAGGGCATCAAAATTCTTGCCAAAGTGCGAAGGCAGCGTGAACTGCGCACCAATGAGGTCCAGCACGTCTTGTTTGCTTTGGGCTTGGGCCAAGTTGGCGTACAAAAAGTGGTGGCCCAGGCCTTGGGCGGCTTCTTGCAAGTCGCTCACGCGGTAAGCGCGGATCGACTGCACGATGTTGGACCGCACACCCTTCAAGGGCGTGTCTTGGTCATGACGAATCGGCGTGTCCATCTCCGTGGTCTTTCTTTAGAGTCAAAAAATCAAGGCTTGTCGACAATCATGCGAAAACTCGCGTAATGGTCTTGTGTGTAGTAACAGGTCTGTGGATCACGGAGAACCTGGCCACCGCAAACGATGCGCCGCGCTCCCCGGTGCTTCACCCCGGGCGTCCTGACGGTGTATTCACGGTAAAACCCCCGCGCCTCGCGGGGCAGAAGACGCTCACGATTGCCAAAAACAGTCCCGTCCTTTTCGTAAGGAAAAGGACCTCCCTTGCGGATGAGCTGGTACGTGTCTTGGCCTTCTCGCGGCAAATCTGTCACCCGGATCAGGGGCGAAGTTTGGGCATCGGCGGCGGGACGGGCTTGCACCAAAAAAGTGCAAAATGAGAACATCAACCCCAAAAGCACCGGTAACCAGCGCTGCAGGGAGGCGAATTGTCGCGCCACCTTCATGAAAACACCTTTCAGAAGTCCCCGGGTTAACCCGAACACTCGAAGGCGCTAGTGTGAGGCAAACGACATGAAAAAGCAAGCGAATGCCCAATAAACAGGCAAAACCTATCCGGACATTCACACTTTAAGTGAGCACAGACTCCTGTTTTATGCCTCAACGCGCTGCGTTGGCATCGGCCACCGTCAAAGCGGTCATGTTCACAATCCGGCGCACCGTGGTGCTGGGCGTGAGGATGTGGACCGGCTTGGCCGCCCCCAACAACACAGGGCCCACAGCGATGTTGCCACCGGCTGCGGTCTTGAGCAGGTTGTAAGCGATGTTGGCGGCATCAATATTTGGCAAAACCAACAAATTTGCGTCGCCGATCAGGCTGCTGTTGGGCATGATGGCCTGACGTGCGGCGGCGTCCAGGGCCACGTCGCCGTGCATTTCGCCATCGACTTCCAACCAGGGCGCGTTTTGGCGCAGCAACTCCAGCACCTCGCGCATTTTCACCGCGCTGGGGTGGTTGGAGGAGCCAAAGTTGGAGTGCGACAACAGGGCTGCCTTGGGCTGGATACCGAATCGGCGCATTTCTTCGGCGGCCATGACCGTGAATTCGGCCAACTGCTCGGCCGTGGGGTCGTAGTTGACATGGGTGTCCACCATGAAGACTTGCCGGCCGGGCAGCATCAAGCCGTTCATGCAGGCAAAGGTGTTGACGCCTGCACGCTTGCCGATGACCTGATCGATGTAATTCAGGTGCATGGGATTGGTGCCCCAGGTGCCGCAGATCATGCCGTCCACGTCGCCTTTGTGCAGCAGCATGGCGCCAATGAGCGACAAACGGCGGCGCATCTCGATCTTGGCGATCTGCTGGGTGACGCCCTTGCGCTCGGTCATGCGGTGGTAGGTTTGCCAGAAATCGCGGTAACGGTCGTCTTGCTCCACGTTCACCACGTCGTAGTCCAGCTCTTCTTTCAAACGCAGACCGAATTTCTCGATGCGCTCGGCGATCACGGCCGGGCGGCCGATCAGGGTGGGGCGGGCAATGCCTTCGTCCACCACAATCTGGGCGGCACGCAGCACGCGCTCTTCTTCGCCTTCGCTGTAGGCGATGCGTTTCTTCAAGGCGCGTTTGGCGGCGGTGAAGATGGGCTTCATCATGGTGCCCGAGGCATACACAAAGCCTTGCAGGCGATCGCGGTAAGCGTCCATGTCGACAATCGGGCGCGAAGCCACGCCGCTGTCGGCTGCGGCCTGCGCCACAGCCGGCGCGATTTTCATCATCAAGCGCGGATCAAAGGGCTTCGGGATCAAATACTCGGGCCCGAAAGCCAGCGGCTCGCCCACATAGGCGGCTGCCACCACTTCGCTTTGCTCGGCTTGCGCCAACTCGGCAATCGCATGCACCGCCGCGATTTCCATCTCCAGCGTGATGGTGGTGGCGCCGCAGTCCAAGGCGCCCCGGAAGATGTAGGGGAAACACAGGACGTTGTTGACCTGGTTGGGGTAGTCGGTGCGGCCCGTGGCCATGATGGCGTCGTCGCGCACGGCTTTGACGTCATCGGGGTCGATTTCGGGGTTGGGGTTGGCCAAGGCAAAGATCAGGGGCTTGGCGGCCATGGACTTGACCATGTCCTGTTTGAGCACGCCCCCAGCCGACAGGCCCAGGAACACGTCGGCACCGGCCATCACTTCACGCAAGGTGCGGTGCTCGGTTTTTTGCACGAACTGGATCTTGTCTTCGTCCATCAACTCGGTGCGGCCTTCGTAGACCACACCCGCCAGGTCGGTGACCCAGATGTTTTCGCGGGGAATGCCCAACTTGACCAACAAGCCCAGGCAAGCCAAGGCCGCGGCCCCCGCACCGGAAGTGACCAGCTTGATCTTCTTGGGGTCTTTGCCGACGATCTTCAGGCCGTTCAAGATGGCCGCACCCACCACGATGGCGGTACCGTGCTGGTCATCGTGAAAGACCGGAATCTTCATGCGTTCGCGCAACTTGCGCTCGATGTAGAAGCAATCCGGTGCCTTGATGTCTTCCAGGTTGATGCCGCCAAACGTCGGCTCCAGTGAGGCGATGATCTCGACCAGCTTGTCCGGGTCTTTTTCGTTGATCTCGATGTCGAACACGTCGATGCCCGAGAACTTCTTGAAGAGCACGCCCTTGCCTTCCATGACCGGCTTGCTGGCCAATGGACCGATATCGCCCAGACCCAGCACGGCCGTGCCGTTGGTCACCACGCCCACCAGGTTGCCCCGGCTGGTGTACTTGAAAGCATTGGCCGGGTCCTTGACGATTTCTTCGCAAGGCGCCGCCACACCGGGCGAATAAGCCAGCGCCAGGTCGTGCTGGTTGACCAGCTGCTTGGTGGGGGCGATGGCGATTTTGCCGGGGGTGGGAAACTGGTGGTATTCCAGTGCGGCTTTGCGCAACTGGGCGCGTTTTTCTTCAGCTTGGACCTTGTTGGTCATGGATCTTGCTCCGTTGTAGGGCTGTGCTGTCAGGGTTACCGGGGTTCGGCAACCGATTGGAATGGCCAGAAATTTGTCAACATCGAGGGCGACAATTGGGCGGTATTTTCATTGTAGACCCCGCATTCAGCGCTCAAGGCCTGGGTAATGCCCTTCGCAAGTGAGTTGGCTTTTGACTTTTTCGCACAAATGAAAGGCGAAATGGCGTCTGATCAACGCAGATGCTTCCAGGCTTTGTGCTGCAAGGCCTGCACCACGTTGACCGAGCGTGGCCCTGAAATGATTTGAAAAGCCGCACCGGCTTGCAAACGGCCCGCTTGGTCCACCGCCAAATAAAAGCCACAGCGCCCGCTTTGCACCATGTCTTTGGCGGCCTGGGCGTAGCCCATGACAGCGTTGAATTTGCCGCAGGGCTCGCGCGGTTGGGTCACGCGCAAAACCACACCGCCAAAGTCGAGGCGATCGCCCACAAAGAGGTCCTGTTCGAGAACGCCGTGCAGGCTCAGGTTTTCACCCAAATGACCCGGCGCCAAGGCTTCTTCAAACATCGTCGCACCTCGGGTCTGCCGCTGAGCCTGCCACCAAGTCAGGTGCTCCGAAGGCAAGGCGTACACCGCTTTGCTCAGGCCACCATGCACCGACAGGTCGGCTTGCTCGTCGCCGGCCAGGCCCAGAATACCGACATCGATGGGGCCAGAAACAGTGGTTTTGCCAATGGCCGACACCATGTTTCGGCCGCCCACCCTTAATGGGCGCACCTGGCCGATCTGGATGGTGAGCAGCGTGCCCGAAAAACCGGGCGGCGATGTTGGCTGCATGGGCCTTTCAGCCCCGCATCAGGGCTTCGATCTCATCGGCTTTGACTGGCACGCCACGCGTGATCAGCTCGCACCCCGTGGCCGTGACGATGGCGTCGTCTTCGATGCGAATGCCGATGTTGTGGAACTTTTCGGGCACGCCCGCAGCAGGGCGCACGTACAGGCCCGGCTCGATGGTCAGCACCATGCCCGGCTGCAAGATGCGGCTGGGGCGGTCCTTGATCAGCTCGCCGCTCAGTGGGTCCTTGCGCTCACTGACCTGGCCCACCTGTGAGGGCTCGACGTAGCTGCCGCAATCGTGCACGTCCATGCCCAGCCAGTGGCCGGTGCGGTGCATGTAGAACTGGAAATAGCTGCGGTTGGCGATCACGTCTTGCGCATGGCCGACCTTGTTTTTGTCGAGCAAGCCCACGTCCAGCAGGCCCTGCGCCAGCACCGCCACGGTGGCCTCGTGCGGGTCGACAAAACGCGCACCGGCTTTGGTGGCGGCCACGGCCGCGTCTTGTGAGGCCAGCACCAGGTCGTACAAAGCGCGCTGCGCTCCGGTGAATTGGCCATTGGCCGGGAAGGTGCGGGTGATGTCGCTGGCGTAGCCATCGAGTTCGCAACCGGCATCGATCAAGACCAGATCGCCATCGCGAATCAAAGCGGTGTCGGCGCGGTAATGCAACACACAGGCATTGGCACCGCCCGCCACGATGGAGCCATAGGCCGGGTACTGCGAGCCGTGCTGGCGGAACTCGTGCAACAACTCGGCGTCCAGGTGGTATTCGCGCACCTCTTGCCCGGCGCGCAGCATGGCGGCGCTGCGCTGCATGGCGCGGATGTGGGCGCGCGCGCTGATGGCCGAAGCGCGGCGCATGATGTCTTGCTCGTGCGCGTCTTTGACCAGGCGCATTTCATCGAGCAGGCTGCACAGGTCACGCTGCTGGTCGGGGCACAAAGCGCCATAACGCACCCGCGCGCGCACCGACTGCAGCCAGCCGTCCACACGGCCTTCCAAGCCCGCATGGATGGCAAAGGGGTACCAAACCGTGCTGCGGTTTTCGAGCAACTTGGGCATGTGCGCGGCCAACTCGGCCGAAGAATAGGCCCGGCTCACCCCCAATGCGGCAGGCGCAGCCTCGGGGCCCAGGCGGATGCCGTCCCACACTTCGCGCTCCATGTCCTTGGGCTGGCAAAACAAGGTGGTCTGGCCATCGGCCGTGATCACCAAGGTGGCATGCGGCTCGGTGAAGCCGGTCAGGTAATAAAAATAGCTGTCGTGCCGGTACAGAAAGTCACTGTCGCGGTTGCGGGGACGCTCGGGCGCGGTCGGGATGATGGCGATGCCACCCGCACCCAGTTGGGCGGCCAGGCGGGCGCGTCGGTCGGCATAAAGTGAGGACGTGTTCATGGTGGATTCGGTCTGGGTTTCGGTCAACAAATGAAGAGCTTAAGGGCTGGGGCAAATTCAGGTCGGGTGGGGGGCATTGAGCCGGGCCAGCCGCTCGGGCGTGCCCACGTCGGTCCACTCCCCCAAGTAGCGCTCACCCGAGACCCATCCCCGGTCCATCGCGGCGCGCAACAGCGGCGCCAGCGCCAGCGCCACGCCCTGCGGGTTGCCCGCCGGCAGACCGCAGTCGGCGAAAAAAGCTTTTTTGTACAAAGCGATGGTGCTGAAGGTGAGCTCGCAAGCGGGGGCGCCTTTGGGCACATTGAGCACCTGCCCCGTTGCGGACAGACCAAAGTCGCCACCCGGGTTGTGCGCCGGGTTGGGCACCAACCACAAGTGCGCCAGCTTGTCGCTCTGGGCAAAACGCGCCAGCGCTGTCGCGCTGAACACAAAATCGGGTGCGAAAACATCCCCAGCCACCACCCAGAACACCTCGCCCAGGCTGGGCAGGGCGCGCACAATGCCACCGGCGGTCTCCAAGGCATGGCCAAAATCAGCGCCCTCGTGCGAGTAGCGCATGTCGAGCTGCGGCAACCCTGGCCAGCACACCTGGGCGCTAAAGTGGTCAGAAATCTGCGACCCCAACCACGCCGTGTTGACCACCAGCCGGGTGAAGCCGCCGCGGGCCAGCGCTTGCATGGGCCACTGCATCAGGGGCTGTCCGCACACCGGCAACAAGGGCTTGGGGGTGTGATCGGTCAGCGGTCGCATGCGCTCGCCGCGTCCGGCGGCCAGCACCATGGCCTGCGCCAGGTCCGTCGCGTGCAAGGGGGAATCCATCAGGTCGCTCATGCCCGAATGTTGCCACGCATTCGGGCCAGTTTGAGTGCGCACGGCCCGCAAAGTGTCGCCCCTGTCACCCGCGCGGCCTCGCCCCGAGCGGGGCCACGTCAAAATCCACACCGGCCAGGCCAGAAAAGAGCCCTCTTCAAGGACTGCCGCCACCGCAGGAGACACGCATGACCCGCCCCCAGAAAAACGTGATTGTGGCCGCCCAAAACGCCGCCTCACGGCTGGCTGACCGCGACACCCCTTTTGTCATGAACGAGTGGTACGTCGCCGCTTTTGGCGATGAAATCAAGCACCAGCTGCTCGCACGCACCTTGCTCGGTCATCGCCTGGTGTTCTACCGCAGCACACAAGGGCAGGTGGTGGCCCTGGAGGACCGCTGTCCGCACCGCTCCATGCCCTTGTCGGCCGGCTCACTGGAACAAGACACCCTCGTGTGCGGGTACCACGGCTTTCGCTTCAACACCGAAGGCGACTGCATCGAAGTGCCCTCGCAAGCGAGCTGCCCGAAAAATGTCGGCATACGCGCTTACCGCACTCACGAACGCGGCGCGGTGGTGTGGATCTGGATGGGAGAGCCCGAACAGGCCGATCTCGCCAAACTGCCTGCGCAAGACTGGATGCAAGACCCGCTG from the Limnohabitans sp. 2KL-27 genome contains:
- a CDS encoding ribonuclease, which encodes MKVARQFASLQRWLPVLLGLMFSFCTFLVQARPAADAQTSPLIRVTDLPREGQDTYQLIRKGGPFPYEKDGTVFGNRERLLPREARGFYREYTVRTPGVKHRGARRIVCGGQVLRDPQTCYYTQDHYASFRMIVDKP
- a CDS encoding aminoglycoside phosphotransferase family protein — protein: MSHLSLSSMSSPAPVSAVHWTDPVRQALFQQWMAGIAAAQGLVPASLRVASADASFRRYLRVDTVQGGSRIVMDAPPDKENSEPFVRIAALMKGAGLNAPEVLDWDQAQGFMLLSDLGDATMMSAIDAERPQANHGLYMQAVDTLVQWQLASRPGVLPPYDAALLQRELSLFPDWYLAQHKGVSLQGAQREVFDKAFALIVQRNLAAPSVYVHRDFMPRNLMMPLGDGAPLGVLDFQDAVYGPITYDIASLMRDAFLTWDEDFVLDITIRYWEKARKAGLMGFEDWHSDFGAFYRAVEWMGLQRHLKVAGIFARLTLRDGKAKYLADAPRFIHYIRKACDRYRELGPLLKLIDEIEGTTPQVGFAYGRM
- the rsmA gene encoding 16S rRNA (adenine(1518)-N(6)/adenine(1519)-N(6))-dimethyltransferase RsmA — its product is MKHIARKRFGQHFLTDGGIIDAIVDAIHPEPGQAMVEIGPGLAALTQPLVERLGHLSVIELDRDLAVRLREHPHLSVVESDVLKVDFRALATQMLAPTAEAAPLQKIRVVGNLPYNISTPILFHLLAQVDVIEDQHFMLQKEVIDRMVAQPATSDYSRLSVMLQWRYDMANVLFVPPESFDPPPRVDSAVVRMVPLATPPVLHVKTLETLVQVAFSQRRKILRNTLGKWLDEKGFAGHFDLQRRAEEVPVAEFVALAQAV
- a CDS encoding LPS-assembly protein LptD, whose amino-acid sequence is MVPRSVAAALLWVLGSSWAQAQPAGLPLRSSPVLEEAVTDRQKSEGAVFVKGQRITARPDMDLVVEGQASVRRPGLALSADRVDYDQTQDVVDAKGQVRVSTETSVFTGPHLRLKVDSFQGTFDKPNFELYSSGGYGQAAQVVFVDNARTLLRQANYTTCRRTPGPDWLPAWLLKAAKLTVDEEESRIQAEGVQFRFQDVPIFAAPSISLPLTNERKSGLLPPLLSIDTVNGIEVAQPYYFDIAPNRDATVTTHVMSQRGVAVDSEFRYMERDYSGQLRLNLMPSDKLRNDSRWGLSSQHNGSIDTGLESVGRVGIGLTLNRVSDDNYWRDFPRSGLVLTQRALPSTGVLSWGRGDFSMSAQVQRWQNLQEAAPPYDRAPQITMRYGQWNAEGLDWSVVGDTTRFEADFSRVASLVNAGILPRNGERSFVQAQLSRPWVRPWGFVTPKVQLHATRYQMDRALDNGAMAVNRVLPTFSLDSGLVFERETRWFGRNVLQTLEPRAFYAHTPYKDQSMLPIYDSGATDFNLSTIYSENTYVGQDRLVDNNALTLGVSSRFFDANNGAEMLRLGVAQRIRFSDQQVLLPGQTASKTGLSDILFGAGIRWDERWSFDATLQANNQTHDIARTTLQARYSHSPYRVINAAYRANNQVTPNSEFVDVGWQWPLSDLVGNTDRQAETAWSRTPGQGLGPDRWYTVGRLNYSLKERTLVDTLLGLEYDAGCWLGRVAFQRLQTNISTVSATSATSRILFQLEFIGFARVGVSPLKSLSDNIPRYQYLRDSTVQPSRFQHYE
- a CDS encoding peptidylprolyl isomerase, which codes for MNKLFSPTRSALVASIWALIGLLGTTNPWAQTAAPTPSNRSADFIVAVVNSEPITNRDVQVLRQRLASEAAARPGNRPDASELTRLALEQLINEKVQMQQAREAGIKIETEAIDQAELNVATSNQLSREEMHKRLAQDGITLSSFREQLRTQLTLSRLREREVEGRVRVSDLEVEQFLREQLKAQAAQVPAQLNLGMILIAVPENSSESAVQALGERAADVARRARAGDNFAELAKAVSQAADRGANGGEMGLRPADRYPELFLDATRTLSVGEVAAPVRSAAGFHILKVIERRQANTLLVTQTRARHILLRPSAQMPQDQAVAKLTEVRQAVVSGKADFAAVARQMSQDGSAQQGGDLGWANPGMFVPEFEQVMNRLRPGQVAEPLVSRFGVHLIEVTDRRNAPMSDQEQRTMARNALREKKLDEAYVTWLEDIRGRAFVEMREPPQ
- a CDS encoding barstar family protein; this translates as MDTPIRHDQDTPLKGVRSNIVQSIRAYRVSDLQEAAQGLGHHFLYANLAQAQSKQDVLDLIGAQFTLPSHFGKNFDALYDCMTDPLHKSGPQPGFIVVLEQIPAHVKFDKEAREQLLDIFRDTADYWGDRKIPFRCFYSFL